The Prunus persica cultivar Lovell chromosome G8, Prunus_persica_NCBIv2, whole genome shotgun sequence genome includes a region encoding these proteins:
- the LOC18766419 gene encoding piezo-type mechanosensitive ion channel homolog isoform X1, with amino-acid sequence MGRFLGGFVLPLLLLTAAFINWSLLSLVDLVAFLLILFNAPKIGFHFGRRLLLLWLIVIFSLFVIFSQVIYLVIWAIEGNKWIGAGAWWANLIGFMILQSWKSPSVLYFLLLQLSVVAVALVDLYGNRFGLVSSCDSCWGRFSSAVERLICSHLRVASCLLLPAIQLVVGISHPSWVSLPFFIGSCVGLVDWSLTSNFLGLFRWWKPFHLYAGFNIVLLYVYQLPVEFSDMLQWIADFIGLFKITLHSDWTEVCSSLSLLLFYIMLSCVKCDLEEMDFILSMKENNLTEQLLPSKHSFFIRESRSGVRHTNVLLTGAVFRTFSINFFTYGFPVSLFALSFWSFHFASVCAFGLLAYVGYIIYAFPSLFRLHRLNGLLLVFILLWAVSTYIFNVAFAFLNWKIGKNTDIWEMVGLWHYPIPGFFLLAQFCLGILVALGNLVNNSVFLCLSDEDARFSNDNSTVEGEGETKVLIVATIAWGLRKSSRAIMLLLIFLIAMKPGFIHAVYVIFFLIYLLSHNISRKIRQSLILLCEVHFALLYIIQINPISDTLERKGSLSAEVLSQLGLLQHESSWDFLKIALLACFCAIHNHGFEMLFSFSAIVQHTSSRPVGFSILKAGLNKSVLLSVYASSAIKYSHDNPSYERRIALFLSAIGQKFLSVYRSCGTYIAFLTILLTVYLVRPNYVSFGYIFLLLTWIIGRQLVERTKKRLWFPLKAYAIVVFIFIYSLSSFRSIEVWLSRLIDLYFYLGYDSEASSLENVWESLAVLIVMQLYSYERRQSRYNKSDDADVLEFGVLGFIKRFVVWHSNKILFIAVFYASLSPISTFGFLYLLGLVICSTFPKASRIPSKLFLVYTGFLVTAEYLFQMWGRQAAMFPGQKHSNISLLLGFRVFKPGFWGLEFGLRGKVLVIAACTLQYNVFRWLEKMPSTILNKGKWEEPCPLFVSAEDANINSSIPSEENKQSTDSEALSVKREGARSHSWPFFSPGLSESHNPMSPRAGGSEGSSSNKYSFGYIWGSTKESHKWNKKRILTLRKERFETQKLISKIYLKFWMENMFNLFGLEINMIALLLASFALLNAISLVYIALLATCIILNRHIIRKIWPILVFLFASILILEYFAIWKSMWPSNHPDETNARCHDCWKISTMYFSYCKYCWLGLIVDDPRMLISYFAVFMFACFKLRADHLSGFSVSSTYRQMISQRKNIFVWRDLSFETKSMWTFFDYLRLYCYCHLLDLVLALVLITGTIEYDILHLGYLAFALVFFRVRLEILKKRNKIFKFLRIYNFALIVLSLAYQSPFVGEFCAGKCETVDYIFEMIGLYKYDYGFRITARSALVEIVIFMVVSLQSYMFSSQEFDNVSRYLEAEQIGAIVREQEKKAAWKTAQLKHIRESEEKKHQRNLQVEKMKSEMLNLQIQLHSMNSVTNCGDSPPVSEGLRRRRSTSLNSNNDAGTPDKEGLPMKKEQILKEDSLYPYELHQSPATVNMENPTVVESMKDSMESFHCEITEVEDVTDGVLFYSSEKKEKVKGQAKESPLISAVHLIGDGVSQVQSIGNQAVNNLVSFLNIEQESDINEHSSVEDGVYDEMESQNTKYMCFNRSSSLQSDTSSDPTSLQLGRIFRHIWSQMRSNNDIVCYCCFVIVFLWNFSLLSMVYLAALFLYALCVNSGPSYIFWVIMLIYTEVYILLQYLYQIIIQHWGLSVASDLLREWGFPAHKITSSFVVSSLPLFLVYLFTLIQSSITAKDGEWMSSTDFDFYRRSAFHGKEVPVSYSWSEKTKELLHIMGNAIKLIIRSFFRYWESLTQGADSPPYFIQVSMDVRSWPDDGIQPERIESGVNQLLRIIHDERCKQKTPTPCPFASRVHVQSIERSQENANVALVVFEVVYASPITECASVEWYNSLTPAADVAKEILQAQNAGFVEEIGFPYPILSVIGGGKRDVDLYAYVFGADLTVFFLVAIFYQSVIKNKSEFLDVYQLEDQFPKEFVFILMIIFFLIVLDRIIYLCSFATGKVIFYLFNLILFTYSVTEYAWHMEPSHQHAGGLALRAIFLAKAVSLALQAIQLRHGIPHKSTLYRQFLTSEISRINYLGYRLYRALPFLYELRCALDWSCTTTSLTMYDWLKLEDIHASLYLVKCDAVLNRAKHKQGEKQTKMTKCCNGICLFFILICVIWAPMLMYSSGNPTNIENPIKDASVQVDIKTASGRLSLYQTTLCKKLQWDKLNSDVNLDPKGYLDTYNQKDVQLICCEADASTLWLIPNVVQTRFIQSLDWDTHMDISFTWVLSRGRPKGKEVVKYERSVDPQDLPKQSDVQKVLNGSINSFRIYNVYSRYFRVTGSGDVRPLELEDNFVSADLVINRANYIWWSFHDINSSDVNGCGGLRGPMAIIVSEETPPEGILGDTLSKFSIWGLYITFVLAVGRFIRLQCSDLRMRIPYENLPSCDRLIAICEDIYAARAEGELGVEEVLYWTLVKIYRSPHMLLEYTKPD; translated from the exons ATGGGGAGATTTCTTGGCGGGTTTGTGTTGCCTCTGCTGCTGCTAACAG CTGCTTTTATCAACTGGAGCTTGCTCTCCCTTGTTGATTTGGTAGCATTTCTTCTTATTCTATTTAATGCACCAAAAATAG GATTTCATTTTGGAAGGAGGCTTTTATTATTGTGGCTCATTgtcatattttctttatttgttattttttctcaaGTGATATATCTTGTTATATGGGCTATTGAGGGAAATAAATGGATTGGAGCAGGTGCTTGGTGGGCAAATCTTATTGGATTCATGAT ATTGCAGTCATGGAAATCTCCCTCTGTgctatattttttactcttaCAACTATCAGTCGTAGCTGTTGCTTTAGTTGATTTGTATGGAAACAGATTTGGTCTTGTTTCATCGTGTGATTCATGTTGGGGTCGATTTTCGTCAGCTGTTGAACGATTAATTT GTTCTCATCTTAGGGTTGCTTCCTGCTTGCTGTTGCCTGCCATTCAGCTGGTTGTTGGAATTAGCCATCCCTCATGGGTTTCTCTACCATTTTTTATTGGGAGCTGCGTTGGTCTTGTAGATTGGTCTTTGACAAGCAATTTTTTAGGACTTTTCAG GTGGTGGAAGCCTTTTCACTTGTATGCAGGCTTCAACATTGTCTTGCTTTATGTGTATCAGCTACCTGTGGAGTTTTCAGACATGTTACAATGGATAGCTGATTTCATTGGTCTGTTCAAGATAACTTTACATTCGGATTGGACTGAAGTTTGTTCAAGCTTATCTCTTTTACTTTTCTACATCATG CTATCCTGTGTTAAATGTGATCTAGAGgaaatggattttattttatccatgaaagaaaataacttgACGGAGCAACTTCTTCCTTCGAAgcattcattttttattcGTGAATCTAG ATCTGGTGTAAGGCATACCAATGTTTTGTTGACGGGAGCAGTTTTCCGGACCTTTAGTATCAACTTCTTCACATATGGATTTCCG GTGTCCTTGTttgctctttctttttggagTTTTCATTTTGCAAGCGTTTGTGCATTCGGGCTACTTGCATATGTTGGCTACATCATATATGCCTTCCCTTCCTTATTCCGTTTGCATCGACTGAATGGGCTGCTTCTTGTCTTCATTCTCTTGTGGGCTGTTAGCACATATATTTTCAATGTAGCATTTGCATTCctgaattggaaaattgggaaG AACACGGACATATGGGAGATGGTTGGGTTGTGGCATTATCCCATACCTGGATTCTTTCTGCTTGCACAGTTCTGTCTTGGAATATTGGTTGCCTTGGGTAATCTTGTGAACAACTCAGTTTTCCTTTGCTTGTCTGATGAGGATGCGCGATTTTCAAATGACAACAGCACTGTAGaag GTGAGGGAGAGACCAAAGTATTGATTGTGGCCACAATTGCTTGGGGACTGCGCAAAAGCTCTCGAGCTATCATGCTGTTACTGATATTTCTCATTGCCATGAAACCTGGTTTCATCCATGCTGTTTATG TGATATTCTTTTTGATATATCTTTTGAGCCACAACATTAGCAGAAAGATACGCCAGTCTTTGATTCTCCTATGTGAGGTTCACTTTGCACTATTGTATATCATTCAGATTAATCCGATCTCTGATACTTTGGAGCGAAAAGGCTCTTTGAGTGCAGAAGTTTTATCACAGTTAG GTCTCCTTCAACATGAAAGCTCGTGggattttttgaaaatagctttgcttgcttgcttctGTGCAATTCATAACCATGGTTTTGAAATGCTGTTTTCGTTCTCAGCAATTGTGCAGCATACCTCTAGCCGTCCAGTTGGATTTAGCATTTTGAAAGCTGGCCTGAACAAATCAGTTTTGTTGTCAGTGTATGCCTCCTCAGCCATTAAGTACAGCCATGATAATCCTTCTTATG AAAGAAGAATAGCATTATTCCTCAGTGCTATTGGGCAGAAGTTTTTATCTGTGTACCGATCATGTGGAACCTACATTGCCTTCCTTACTATTCTCCTTACTGTATACCTGGTGAGACCCAATTATGTATCATTTGGGTACATATTCCTTCTCCTTACTTGGATAATTGGAAGACAACTTGTTGAGAGAACGAAAAAGCGCCTTTGGTTCCCATTGAAAGCATATGCAATTGTGGTGTTTATCTTTATCTATAGCTTGAGCAGTTTCCGCAGCATTGAGGTTTGGTTGTCCAGGTTAATAGACCTTTATTTCTATCTAGGCTATGACTCAGAAGCTTCATCTTTGGAAAATGTTTGGGAATCCCTAGCAGTCTTGATTGTGATGCAACTTTATAGCTATGAGAGGAGACAAAGCAGGTATAACAAGTCAGATGATGCTGATGTGTTAGAATTTGGAGTGCTTGGGTTTATAAAGCGGTTTGTTGTTTGGCACAGCAACAAGATCTTGTTTATTGCAGTATTCTATGCATCTTTATCTCCAATTAGTACATTTGGATTTTTGTATCTACTTGGCCTTGTCATCTGTTCAACTTTTCCTAAAGCTTCACGGATCCCGTCTAAATTATTCTTGGTTTACACAGGATTTCTAGTAACAGCTGAGTATCTTTTTCAGATGTGGGGTAGACAGGCTGCAATGTTTCCTGGACAAAAGCACTCTAATATTTCCCTTCTTTTGGGTTTCCGTGTATTTAAACCTGGATTTTGGGGTCTAGAATTCGGCTTGAGAGGAAAAGTGCTGGTGATTGCTGCGTGTACCCTTCAATATAATGTTTTCCGCTGGTTGGAGAAGATGCCAAGCACTATCCTAAACAAAGGAAAGTGGGAAGAGCCTTGTCCATTGTTTGTCTCAGCAGAAGATGCCAATATTAATTCTTCCATCCCTAGTGAGGAAAACAAGCAATCAACAGATTCTGAAGCACTTTCTGTGAAACGAGAAGGGGCTAGGAGCCATTCATGGCCATTTTTCTCCCCAGGTTTATCGGAATCCCATAATCCTATGTCCCCTAGAGCAGGAGGTTCTGAGGGTAGTAGCAGTAACAAGTACTCATTTGGGTACATTTGGGGCAGCACCAAGGAGAGTCATAAGTGGAACAAGAAACGGATTCTTACCTTGAGAAAGGAGAGATTTGAAACACAGAAGCTTATCTCAAAAATCTATCTGAAATTCTGGATGGAAAATATGTTCAACCTCTTTGGTCTTGAGATAAACATGATTGCATTGCTTCTTGCAAGCTTTGCTTTGTTGAATGCCATTTCTTTGGTATACATTGCGTTACTTGCTACTTGTATTATTTTGAATCGGCATATTATACGTAAGATATGGCCCATACTTGTTTTCCTGTTTGCATCCATTCTCATCCTTGAGTACTTTGCCATCTGGAAGAGTATGTGGCCTTCAAATCATCCTGATGAGACTAATGCACGTTGCCATGATTGCTGGAAAATCTCAACTATGTATTTCAGTTACTGCAAGTACTGTTGGTTAG GACTTATTGTTGATGATCCGCGAATGCTTATCAGCTATTTTGCTGTCTTCAtgtttgcttgtttcaaaCTTCGTGCTGACCATTTGTCCGGCTTCTCGGTGTCATCAACTTACCGTCAAATGATATCTCAacgtaaaaatatatttgtgtGGAGAGACCTCTCTTTTGAAACCAAAAGCATGTGGACCTTCTTTGACTACCTGAGGCTTTACTGCTACTGCCACCTATTGGATCTTGTGCTAGCATTGGTTTTGATTACTGGAACCATTGAGTATGACATTCTGCACCTTGGTTATCTTGCTTTTGCGCTGGTTTTCTTTCGGGTGAGACTTGAAATCCTaaagaagaggaacaagatATTCAAGTTCTTGCGCATATACAATTTTGCTCttattgttctttctcttgcaTATCAATCTCCCTTTGTGGGGGAGTTTTGTGCTGGAAAGTGTGAGACGGTAGATTACATATTTGAGATGATTGGACTTTATAAGTATGACTATGGGTTTCGGATTACTGCAAGATCAGCTCTTGTTGAAATTGTCATATTTATGGTGGTATCACTTCAGTCATATATGTTTTCCTCCCAAGAATTTGATAATGTTTCTCGATATCTTGAAGCTGAGCAAATTGGTGCCATTGTGCGTgagcaagaaaagaaagctGCCTGGAAAACTGCACAGTTAAAACACATTCGTGAATCTGAGGAGAAGAAACACCAGCGCAACCTGCAAGTGGAGAAAATGAAATCAGAGATGCTCAACCTGCAAATCCAGCTTCACAGCATGAACTCAGTTACTAATTGTGGTGACTCTCCTCCTGTCAGTGAAGGCCTaagaaggaggaggagtaCTTCTCTTAACTCAAATAACGATGCTGGGACCCCTGATAAAGAAGGATTACCCATGAAAAAGGAGCAGATACTTAAAGAGGATTCGTTGTACCCTTATGAATTGCATCAATCTCCTGCAACAGTGAACATGGAAAACCCAACAGTGGTGGAGTCTATGAAGGATTCGATGGAATCTTTTCACTGTGAGATCACTGAAGTCGAAGATGTTACTGATGgtgtattattttattcttcagaaaagaaggagaaagtTAAAGGGCAAGCAAAGGAAAGCCCACTCATCTCTGCAGTTCATCTGATAGGTGATGGCGTTTCCCAGGTACAGTCTATTGGAAATCAGGCAGTTAACAACCTAGTAAGCTTTTTGAACATTGAACAAGAGTCTGATATCAACGAGCACTCTTCTGTTGAGGATGGGGTATATGATGAGATGGAGAGCCAAAACACTAAGTACATGTGTTTTAACCGTTCATCTTCCCTGCAGTCCGATACGAGTTCTGATCCCACAAGTCTGCAGTTAGGAAGGATCTTTCGTCACATATGGTCCCAAATGCGGTCCAATAATGATATTGTGTGTTATTGTTGCTTTGTCATTGTCTTCTTGTGGAACTTCAGTTTGCTTTCTATGGTGTATCTGGCAGCGTTATTCTTGTACGCCCTATGTGTAAATTCTGGTCCAAGTTACATCTTCTGGGTTATTATGCTGATTTACACAGAAGTCTATATTTTGCTTCAGTATCTGTACCAGATTATCATCCAGCACTGGGGTTTGAGTGTTGCTTCAGACCTACTTCGTGAGTGGGGATTTCCTGcacataaaatcacttcttcttttgttgtcAGTTCATTGCCTCTCTTTCTTGTCTACTTATTTACCCTCATACAGAGTTCTATAACTGCAAAAGATGGTGAGTGGATGTCGTCTACGGACTTCGACTTCTATAGGAGGAGTGCTTTCCATGGAAAAGAGGTTCCTGTAAGTTATAGCTGGAGTGAGAAAACAAAGGAGCTGCTGCACATAATGGGAAATGCAATAAAATTGATAATCAGAAGCTTCTTTAGGTACTGGGAATCACTGACACAGGGAGCAGATTCCCCTCCTTACTTTATTCAGGTGTCTATGGATGTCCGCTCATGGCCGGACGATGGAATTCAACCAGAAAGGATTGAGTCTGGAGTAAATCAATTGCTTAGAATCATCCATGATGAAAGGTGCAAGCAGAAAACCCCTACTCCATGCCCTTTTGCTAGTAGGGTGCAtgttcaaagcattgaaagGAGTCAAGAAAATGCAAATGTAGCGTTGGTTGTTTTCGAGGTGGTATATGCCTCCCCCATAACAGAGTGTGCTTCGGTAGAATGGTACAATTCACTTACTCCAGCAGCTGATGTGGCGAAGGAAATTCTACAAGCACAGAATGCTGGGTTTGTTGAAGAAATAGGATTCCCATACCCTATACTCTCTGTAATTGGGGGAGGCAAAAGGGACGTTGATCTGTATGCCTATGTGTTTGGTGCCGATCtgactgttttctttttagtcGCCATATTCTACCAATctgtcataaaaaataaaagtgaatTTCTGGACGTGTATCAGCTTGAAGATCAGTTTCCTAAGGAGTTTGTGTTCATCTTAATG ATCATCTTTTTCTTGATTGTCCTTGATCGCATAATCTACCTCTGCTCATTTGCCACTGGAAAAGTAATTTTCTACCTTTTCAACCTCATCCTCTTCACATATTCAGTTACAGAGTATGCTTGGCACATGGAGCCTTCCCACCAACATGCTGGAGGATTAGCACTTCGTGCTATATTTCTTGCAAAAGCAGTTTCTCTGGCACTGCAGGCTATACAACTGCGACATGGAATTCCTCATAAAAGCACTTTGTACCGGCAGTTTTTGACCAGTGAAATTTCACGAATTAATTACTTAGGATATCGACTATATCGCGCTCTGCCATTCCTTTATGAATTGAGATGTGCACTTGACTGGTCGTGCACAACCACATCTTTGACCATGTATGATTGGCTAAAA CTGGAGGACATACATGCGAGCTTGTACCTTGTCAAATGTGATGCAGTCTTGAATAGAGCAAAGCACAAGCAAGgagaaaagcaaacaaaaatgaCCAAATGCTGCAACGGCatatgtcttttttttatattgatttgTGTTATTTGGGCTCCAATGCTG ATGTATAGCAGCGGTAACCCGACCAACATTGAAAACCCCATTAAAGATGCCAGTGTTCAGGTTGACATCAAGACAGCGAGTGGAAGGTTGAGTCTGTATCAAACCACCCTCTGTAAAAAGCTCCAATGGGATAAGCTCAACTCTGATGTTAATCTTGATCCCAAAGGTTATTTGGATACGTATAATCAGAAGGATGTCCAGTTGATATGCTGTGAAGCTGATGCAAGTACTCTGTGGCTTATCCCCAATGTGGTTCAGACAAGATTCATTCAGTCCCTTGATTGGGACACCCACATGGATATATCTTTTACTTGGGTGCTTTCCAGGGGCAGGCCCAAAGGCAAGGAAGTTGTTAAATATGAAAGAAGTGTGGATCCTCAGGATCTTCCAAAACAATCAGATGTCCAGAAAGTTCTTAATGGCTCTATAAACAGCTTTAGGATATACAATGTTTATTCAAGATACTTCCGCGTCACTGGTTCCGGGGATGTAAGACCATTGGAACTAGAG GATAATTTTGTTAGTGCGGATCTTGTCATAAATCGTGCTAATTACATCTGGTGGTCCTTCCATGACATCAATTCATCCGACGTCAATGGATGTGGAGGTTTGAGAGGACCCATGGCCATCATTGTATCTGAGGAAACACCGCCAG AGGGTATTCTTGGTGACACCCTTAGCAAGTTCAGCATCTGGGGTCTCTACATAACATTTGTTCTTGCTGTTGGCCGCTTTATCAGACTTCAATGCTCTGACTTGAGAATGAGAATCCCCTACGAGAACCTTCCTTCCTGTGATAG GTTGATAGCCATTTGTGAGGATATATATGCTGCAAGAGCAGAGGGTGAGCTTGGAGTTGAAGAGGTCCTTTACTGGACGCTGGTGAAGATTTACAGGTCACCACACATGCTGCTCGAATACACAAAACCCGACTAG